In Lutra lutra chromosome 6, mLutLut1.2, whole genome shotgun sequence, the following are encoded in one genomic region:
- the LOC125101631 gene encoding interleukin-20 receptor subunit alpha-like, whose product MHIDRPPEKSVLRSVPQLLAQIGPPGIALTTDERSISIVLTAPEKWKRNPEDSSLSMKQIYSNLKYNVSVYNTQSNRTWSQCVTNHTLVLSWLEPDTLYCVHVETFVPGPPRLARPSEKLCVRTLKDFDLWK is encoded by the exons ATGCATATAGACAGGCCTCCTGAGAAATCTGTTCTGCGCTCTGTCCCTCAGCTGCTGG CACAAATTGGCCCACCGGGGATCGCTTTGACGACAGATGAGAGATCCATTTCCATTGTTCTGACGGCTCCGGAGAAGTGGAAGAGAAATCCAGAAGACAGTTCTCTTTCCATGAAACAGATATACTCTAATCTGAAGTATAATGTGTCCGTATATAATACTCAATCTAATAGAACG TGGTCCCAGTGTGTGACCAACCATACGCTGGTGCTGAGCTGGCTGGAGCCAGACACTCTGTACTGCGTCCACGTGGAGACCTTCGTCCCAGGGCCTCCTCGCCTAGCTCGGCCTTCTGAGAAGCTGTGTGTCCGTACTTTGAAAG attttgatttATGGAAATGA